The stretch of DNA ATAGGACTAAGGGTATTTCGGTATCAGAATACTTAAATACATTTATGGGGTCAATCCATTTTTTAGATTGAGGGCCTAAAAAAAGGAAGAGAATGGTTTATAATGTAACTCATGTTACCAAAGGGAGGACTCAGGATGATCAATATCAGCAGATTCATGGAATCTGACAGTCCGGACAAGGAGTCTCTCCTGTTTTCAATGGTGTCTCACTTCTTTTCCGAAAGAGACAAAGGATTCAGAGAAAAAATCATGACAGGCTGCCTCGCAAGGGAAAAGGAAGCCACAACCATGGTGGATAAGGGAATTGCCTTTCCTCACTCTGTGATCAAGGATAAAATCCCCCCCCGGGTTCTCTGCTGCAACTCCCCTGAAGGGGTTCCCTGGAATACAGCTGGAGAGAAGGTTTCCATTATCATTATGCTGGTCTGCAACGAAGAGGATCATCTTCCAACCCTGTCGGAACTGGCCGGCATATTTCAGATGCCCGGAGTGTCCGACCGGCTGGGCAAGGCAGAAAATGCTGAGGATATGACAGAAATTCTGATCACAGCACAGTCACAGAAAGAGGAGAACTGGTCCGAAGATAAGGAAATAATCACCAATTCTCTTCTCCGTGAAGCCGACCGACTGGCTTCACGGATGAAAAACGCCAGAATTGTGCTTTTTTCCAACTCACTCATCCAGATAATGGCCCTTTCCGAGCAGTTCAAGCCCCAAAACGCCATCTTGGTCAGCACTAGAAGCCGGGTTCTGAACAGGTCCGCCCTCCTGAATAAAACCTTTTCCAGAATCTATCATGCTCATGGTTTTATCAACGATGAAAAAGAGATCCTCAAGCAGCTCTGGTCAGAAAAGATTCTTTTGGACGGTGACATCGTTCTGGCCCTTTCCGGTTTTGAGTTTGATGTGATGCCCCACAGCATCTCAATATTTGCGATCCCCAGGGATTTATATGAATAAGCCAGAGTCCTGAACTACCGGATACCCCACAAGGTCAATCTGGAGATTCTCAGCAGGGTGGTGTCTCTGGCTTCTGAGCTCTCCCGGCAGGGACGGGAAGGAAAACCGGCAGGAACCATATTTGTGATCGGCGAGTATGAGACGGTCAGGGACTACTGCAAACAGCTGATCATCAACCCCTTCGGCGGTTTGGATGATCATGAACGCAGCATTCTGGATGCGGGACTCTCTGAAACTATCAAGGAGTTTTCCAAGATAGACGGGGCGTATATAATTGAAAACTCGGGGAAAATTCGTTCCGGAGGGACTTATTTATCCGTCCCCCCTCATCATATCCGGCTTCAACCAGGTCTGGGAGCTCGTCATGCTGCAGCCCTGGGGATTACACTGGCGGCTCCTGTAGCCTCGGTTGTCCTATCAGAATCGACCGGGCAGATCCGCATATACTGGGATGGTCTGGAACAAGACATTTTCACTCCGTCCGAGAAGAACCGGTTCTCTCCCTTATGATAATTTGAGAACAACATCCAGGGACACAAGCATGATGGAGTAATACAACAGAAGAATCAGCAGAAGAATCCATCTGTCAAGAAAGGGAAATTTCTTTTTGCCAAAGTCTCTCTGCCCCACAAGCCAGTCCGAAATAAAATATCCGATTCCGATATAGGCCAACTGTCCCTGCCCTGCAAAGGCGGAATATAAGCCGCCGCAGAGAAGAATGGAAACCGCCAGATCGTAGACAATCATGGCTGCTAGAGTTTCCTTATTCAGTTTCAAGGTGAAAAAGGCACCCAGCCCCAGCACAATGGGGATTGAGATTGAGACCAGATGTGCCAGGGGAGAGAGGGAGGTCTGCCGGGCATTCACGATGAGCCCCAATCCCAGAAGCACGGTCATACCCATAAACAGAACCATTCCGATCAGATAAAAACCCTCCTGCCTTTTCTTGTCTTCTATTGAATAGGCACCCTCAATAAAGATGTCTCCCACTGAGGCCAGGAGCCAGACAGGAATAAAAATACGGGGTATCAATTCAGCCAGATGCCCCCCTTCCAGGGCCGCCAGAAATATAAGGAAAGCAGTTAGTCCGGCAATAAAGGGGCTCATAAAGCGGCGGATCAGCAGCAGCTGCTTCAGTTCGTCCTTCTCCCTGCCGGTGTTTTCGGAAAGAGAGGGAATCAGATCCTGATAGGACCGGCTTTTTGCCTGGATAAAAATGGCAGCAAAGGCAGAGATGATGAATATAAAATAATATGGGTTCATAAGAGAAACCTCCTGAAAAAGGCTGCCCTTGTGAGGCAGCCCTATAGCCTAAGATTAATTACGGCATAAACAGGAGAAAGAATCATCAATTGTCTTCTCGGTATCAAAAAAATTCACAGATCTTCGTTCAAATATATTCACGGGAACCTCCAAAGGTTATATTACTAATTAGTACTATATGGTTAAAAATAGTAACTCTTCACATTTTTCCTGTCAGTTTTTTCAACAAATCCAGCAGACGTCTTTTCTCATCACTCTCCAGCCTTTCAAACAGAGTCTGAACACTCTCAACATGCCTGGGAAACAGATCGGCTATAAGAACCTCTCCCTTCTCTGTCAGGCTGATCCTTGAGGCTCGGCCATCTCCGGGATCTTTAAAACGTCGAACCAAACCATCCTTCACAAGGTTATTGACCACCACCGTCATATTCCCCCCAGTGGAGAGGGTCTTCTCAATGATTTCACAAATTCTGAGATCCCCCTTATGATACAGAGCTTCCAGGACCGCAAATTGAGAAAGTGTCAGACCCGCATCCTGAATGTTCTGTCCTTCACCTCGGCGAATATGCTGTATGGATCTTGAAAGGGCTATCACGAGCTTAAGATTCAGATCATTTTCATTTCCATAACTGACATTTTTCATCTGATTAGAATATATTACTAATTAGTACAATAGTCAAATAGATTCTCTTCTATTTGAGGGATTCTATGGCATATTATTTTTCTGAAGCCTTGTAAATCCGGTCCATCACAGCCTGGCCGAGGCCTTCTTCCGGAATAAACTCCGCATAGATGCAGCTGATATCCTGCTGATCCAGAGAGTGAAGTGCCGAAAAAAGTCGGGAAGCCGCTTCGAGGACATTGCCCGAAGGAGCGAGAATCTCACTATGTGCAAATCCCTCAGCCCTGGAAGAATCACTGAAGATCAAGGCCCCGGCACTTCCTTTATCCGGTAGAGTTGTCAAATCCTCTACAACATGAAGAGGCTTACGGGGAGAATAGTGCATTTCCAGCTGACCCGGAGCGGTGGGGGAGGTGGATGTTCTGTTAAACAGGTCCACAGGTCCCAGAACCGATTCAATTTCCTGCCGGGTCAATCCGCCGGGCCTTAAAATAATGGGATGTTCTCTGGTCAGGTCCAGAACTGTGGACTCGACCCCCACACGACAAGCCCCACCGTCCAGGATCATGTCTATTCTGCTGCCCAGGTCCTCTTCCACATGCCGGGCTTCCGTTGGGCTGAGATAACCGAAAGAGTTCGCCGAAGGGGCGGCAACGGCGCCGCTGGACTGACGAATCAAGGACAGAGCGATGGGATGATCAGGCATTCTGACCGCCATGGTCTGCAGCCCGGAAGTAACCAGAGAAGGAATAATATCTCTTTTGGGAACGATCAGGGTCAGTGCCCCTGGCCAGAATTCTGAAGCCAGGTCGTAGATCCTCTGATCTTTGATATCCGCCAGTTCATCCAGCATCTCATGATCGGCGATATGAGTGATCAGCGGGTCAAAGCTGGGTCTTTTCTTAGCCTCGAAAATGGCAGCAACAGCTTTCACATCCAGAGCATTCCCCCCCAGGCCGTACACGGTTTCGGTCGGGAAGGCCACAAGACCGCCATCCTTGATAATCTGAGCCGCTATTTGTATGTTTTCATCTGTACTTGTGTATATCATTCCCAACCCCGTCTGAACATTGATCAGAGGTTGATAAGCTACTACAGATCAAAGAGTTGTTCCAGATCAAACCATAATGAATCCGCCTAATATGCAATGAAAAAAATGAGCAGTCTGAGGGCGGCGATCCACTGATTCCTGACTCATCACCCAGTTCTTAGAATGTCTCCTCGGCCCCGGGGAAAGGTAAATTGAAGACTTTGCATTTTTGTGTCATACTACCGGTTATGATTAAACTGATAGAACTAAATGACAATGAAGCTCTTAAGGCCATGGAAAACGGAGATTTTTCCGAAGAAATACTTAAATCGGCAGCGAATGTGATTGTTATAATGACGCAAAGCTGGTGCCCCGACTGGATTGCCCAGAGAGCTGTATTGGCAACCATGACAGGACAGGAGGATCTGAAGGTATATTATCTTGAGTACGACAAGAAAGATTACAAGTCAGATTTTATTTATTTTAAAGAGACAAATTTCGCAAACAGCCTCATCCCCTATCTGCGCTATTACAAAAATGGACGCTTTGAAATAGACAACAATTTCGGCAGCCGGCGCCGAGTCAACAACTGGCTTAAAGCCTGATATCTTTGAACAGAAAAAATATTGCCATCCCCGCAATCCTACTAGCTACAACTCTGGGGGCATCCAGTGGTTTGTTTATAAAATCACTACCTTTCAGCGGACTTGGAATGACGGGATTCCGGATGGGAGTGCCCTTCCTCTTCCTTCTCCCCCTGATGATCAAGAGAAAGATGATCCTGGGACCGGTGAAAAACAGAAAAAAGATCTGGATGGGATCTCTGCTGAATGCCATCAGGATGATTCTCTACGTTCTTTCCTATAAACTCACAACCATGACCAATGCAGTCGTTCTTTTATACACCTGGCCACTATTTGCCCTGTTGATTCATTCCATAACTACCAGGGAAAAATTAAAAGTCAAGGAAATCGGACTACTCATCATTGCCTTTTCCGGGGTCATCTTACTCAATGCCCACAAGGGTTTTTCTCTATCAGGATCAGATATGAAGGGGAACATCTTTATGATTATTTCGGCCCTGATCTTTGCAATTTCCCTCCTGATTTTCAAAGATGCCCTGGTAGACCACAGCGAAGGAGAAGTCCTGTATTTTCAGAATGCTCTAGGAGCCGTGATTTTGATCCCCTTTCTGGCGGCGGAAATACCGGGGATGCCTCTGACGGCCACTCTGACAGGACTCTTTTACGGTTTTTCTGTGGGGATCATCGGTTTTGGGTGTTTTTTTATTGCACTGAAGAGACTGCCCATCTTCCAGTACGGGGTTCTTGGCTATTTTGAAGTCTTCATAGCTGTTCTCTTTGGAATCCTTCTTCTAGGAGAAGAAGTCAGATGGAATATCATACTGGGAGCCTTAATGATCCTGATAACCAGCTTTTTGTCCAGGATGGAAGCTCAAATAAAGCCGGCAGATCAGCTTTAGATGCGGGTCTGCCGGGTCATATTCTTATTTAATTAACTCTATTTGTCACTGTCCCTTTCTGGAAGGATGACAGATTCTCTACGGCAATATTCATCAGCCTTTTTCTGGATTCCAGGGGAGCCCAGGCAATATGCGGGGTGATAAAGCAGTTGGGAGCTTTCAGCAGGACATTGTCGGCCTTGATAGGCTCTGTTGATACGACATCCAGACCGGCAGCTCTTACTTTTCCGCTCCTGAGAGCATCAGCCAGATCCTGTTCTACAACGAGGGGACCTCTAGAGGTATTGATGATGATCACAGCATCTTTCATTTTAGCAATATTGTCTTTGTTAATGATTCCCTCAGTAGATTCAAACAATGGACAATGGAGAGAGATCACATCGGAAGCACTCAGAAGAGCATCCAGGGACACATATTCCATTGTTTCACATTCCAGATCCTTATTCTGATATTCATCATAGGCCAGGACCTTCATCCCGAAGGCCTGGGCAATTTTACCCGCAGCCTGACCAATTCGTCCATATCCGATAATTCCCATGGTCTTGCCTGCCAGTTCTGTCAAGGGAAAATCCCAGTAGCAGAAATCGGGACAAGCCGTCCATTTCCCTTCTTTCACTGTATTGGCATGATCCTGAATATGATGACAGATATTCAGAAGCTGTGCAAAAGCAAACTGGGCCACAGCCGTTGTACCGTAGGTCGGGATATTGCAGACCGGTATTCCCGCCTTGGAAGCGGCCGCAACATCAACAACATTATAACCTGTAGCCAGTACGCCAATGTATTTAATCCCGGGACAGGCCTTGAGAGTCTCGGCAGTCAGGGGAGTCTTGTTGGTGATCACAGCATCTGCATCACCGATCCGGCTGATAATATCAGAGGATTCAGTCCTGTCATAACAGACGAACTCCCCCAGTTTTTCAAATCCATCCCAGGAAAGGTCCCCGGGATTCAATGTATATCCATCTAAAACAACAATCATGATTCCTTCCTTCCTTACTATTAAACAGGCTGTTTTTCCTTTATGAGAGTCTCGGCTGAAGCAACAATGTTTTTCACCGTAATGCCGTGTTTCTCAAGGAGTCTGTCATAGGGAGCGGATTCACCGAATCTATCCTGTATTCCGATCCGTTTAACCTTCCCCATTCCCATTTCTGCAACTAACTCACACACAGCACTTCCCAATCCATTCAGAATATTATGGTCCTCAACGGTGATAATGCTGCCGATTTCTACAATGGCCTTTTTGACGGCCTCCTCATCCAGGGGTTTAATGGTGTGCATATCCAACAGACGAACTGAGTAGCCTCTGGTTTCCAGCTCTTCAGCCGCTGCCACAGCACGGGACATGATATCACCATTGGCTATGATGGCAATATCTTTACCTTCTTTCAGCTGCACAGCCTTACCGATGACAAACTCGGCATTTTCATCATAGATGAAAGGGATTGGATCCCTTGTAAACCTGAGGTATACAGGACCGTAATATGCGGCTGCAGCTTTTACAAGCTTCAGAGCAGAATAGTAATCCGCAGGCATGATGACAGTCATATTGGGGATGGTTCTGTAGATACCCATATCCTCAATACCCTGATGACTCGCACCGTCACTGGCCGGTGTAAAACCACCGTGAGAACAGGCAACCTTCACATTCAGGTTGGGATAACAGGCTTCCTGGCGAATTTGTTCACACATTCTCATAGATCCGAATACGGCATAGGTTGTCACAAAAGGGATTTTACCACATGTAGCAAGACCCGCAGCCACACCTGCGGCATTTTGTTCGGCGATACCCACATTCACATGCTGATTCGGAAGTTCTTCAAAAAAGGGAACAGTCTTACATGATTTTCCGATATCCGCATCCACAACATATATATCCGGATTGGATCTTCCCAATTCCAGGATTGCCACTCCATATGCTTCTCTTGTTGCTTTTCCTGACATTATTTCAATCCTCCCTCTACTTCACTGATGGCCTGAGCAAACTGCTCTTTATCTGGAGCAACTCCATGCCACATGACCACATTTTCCATAAAGGAAACACCCCGGCCTTTCACGGTCTTACCCACAATGACTTTTGGGATTCCGTTTTTCTTTGTTCTTATTTCATCCAGAACATCCACAATTTCTTCCATCTTGTGTCCGTCAATGCCATAGGCTTCACAACCGAAGGCATCAAATTTCTTCCTGAGGTCACCTGTAGGCATAACCACATCACAGGTATTGTCATTCTGAAGATTGTTGTTATCTACAAATATCACCAGATTATCCAGCTTATATTTGACAGCCGACATGACGGCTTCCCAGATCTGACCTTCCTGGCTTTCACCGTCTCCTACAACGCAGAATACCCGGTAATCTTTTTTATCACGTTTGGCAGCAATGGCCATGCCGACGGCTGTTGATAGTCCCTGTCCTAATGAGCCGGTGCTTATATCCACACCGGGGCAGACCTTCATATCAGGATGTCCCTGAAGGATCGAACCCTCTTTTCTCAGTGTATAGATGGTTTCGTAGGGAAAGTATTCCTTTAAGGCCAATGCGCTGTAAAGGATGGGACAGACATGACCTTTGGACAGAACAAATCTATCCCGGTCCGGCCATTTAGGCTCTTCTGCTTTGATATTCAATTCGCTAAAATACAGGGCGGTCATATAGTCAGCCGCCGATAAAGATCCCCCTGGGTGACCGGACTGCGCTGTATGGATCATCGTCAGCGCGGTCTTCCTCATTTCGATGGCTTTTCCTTTCAGATATGCCACTTTCTCTTCTTTATTCATATGGGAATTACTCTCCTTGGATCCCCACCTAATATTTATCAGCAGGAATATAATATAATTCATCGTGCAGGCCTTCCGTCCCACTGTCTTTTATATTTTGTATTCAAAATATTTTCTACAAAACAATACTAGAGTGAGAAAATGAATTTGTCAACTTTTTTTATAGGGATCTAGAGATTTACAATCAGAATATTAGAAAGACAAAGCCCTGGAGTGAAGGTATACTATTGCCATGAAGAAGAAGCCCCCCCTCGGTAAACAGTATATTATCCGCTTTTCTGTCATCACTCTGATGGTTCTCATCACAGGCATCACAGCAGGTCTCTTTGCCAAAGACGGTAAGATAAGCCTGGCGGTCCTGCCCTTCGAAAACCTGAACAGAGACCCCCAACAGGAATACCTGTCGGGGATCATCAGTTCCCTGGTCCGCCAGGACCTATCCCTTTCAGGAATGGTTTTTATTGTTGACAGAGAGAATATGGAGGAAGTTCTCAATGAACAAAAACTCCAATTTACGGGAGTTATGGACGACAAAAGCATCATCGAGACCGGACGGATGGTGGGAGCCGAATATATCCTCAAAGGAGGATATGTATTTTTGGGAGATGATCTCTTTTTGAATTTTGATCTGATCAATACAGAAACGGGACGAAGCTTCAGTTTTTCAGAACGGGGATTTCAGGAAAATACGGTTCACGCCCTTTCAGAAAAGCTGGTAGGCCACCTCACAGGCCAGAACATATCCTTCCAGTCCGATGCCGGTAATAAAACGATCATTGCCAGCAGCCAGCAGGAACCGGGACGAGTCATGCTCTTTTCGCACATCGTTGATGCACGGGTTTTTGTGGATGGAGCTTTTACATCATATACCCTGGGGGATCGCACTAAAGCACTGGAGTTGATAATGCCCCCCGGACACCATACGATAAGAACCCATCTATCCGCCAATTTTGGGGTCATTCAGCTCCCTGAAATTCTCTTTGGAGACTGGATAAGTGAATTTGACTTGAAATCAGGAGAAACACTGATTCTGGAAGATAAAACAAACCATTTCAATTCTCTTATATACAATATGCAACAGATTGTGCGCGAAAGGATTGACCTCATCCCGGGATCAGGCGAGACAGCAAGAGCGGAACATGTGACTTCATTTACAGACAGAGAAGGGGTTGTTATCCCCGTCAAGCTTACCCTGAGCTTCATTGAGACAGAGGGAGAAGAGTCAAAAGGATTGGCACTTATCCAC from Oceanispirochaeta sp. encodes:
- a CDS encoding DNA integrity scanning protein DisA nucleotide-binding domain protein, translated to MSLASELSRQGREGKPAGTIFVIGEYETVRDYCKQLIINPFGGLDDHERSILDAGLSETIKEFSKIDGAYIIENSGKIRSGGTYLSVPPHHIRLQPGLGARHAAALGITLAAPVASVVLSESTGQIRIYWDGLEQDIFTPSEKNRFSPL
- a CDS encoding transketolase C-terminal domain-containing protein, which translates into the protein MSGKATREAYGVAILELGRSNPDIYVVDADIGKSCKTVPFFEELPNQHVNVGIAEQNAAGVAAGLATCGKIPFVTTYAVFGSMRMCEQIRQEACYPNLNVKVACSHGGFTPASDGASHQGIEDMGIYRTIPNMTVIMPADYYSALKLVKAAAAYYGPVYLRFTRDPIPFIYDENAEFVIGKAVQLKEGKDIAIIANGDIMSRAVAAAEELETRGYSVRLLDMHTIKPLDEEAVKKAIVEIGSIITVEDHNILNGLGSAVCELVAEMGMGKVKRIGIQDRFGESAPYDRLLEKHGITVKNIVASAETLIKEKQPV
- a CDS encoding L-threonylcarbamoyladenylate synthase; this translates as MIYTSTDENIQIAAQIIKDGGLVAFPTETVYGLGGNALDVKAVAAIFEAKKRPSFDPLITHIADHEMLDELADIKDQRIYDLASEFWPGALTLIVPKRDIIPSLVTSGLQTMAVRMPDHPIALSLIRQSSGAVAAPSANSFGYLSPTEARHVEEDLGSRIDMILDGGACRVGVESTVLDLTREHPIILRPGGLTRQEIESVLGPVDLFNRTSTSPTAPGQLEMHYSPRKPLHVVEDLTTLPDKGSAGALIFSDSSRAEGFAHSEILAPSGNVLEAASRLFSALHSLDQQDISCIYAEFIPEEGLGQAVMDRIYKASEK
- a CDS encoding DMT family transporter, with amino-acid sequence MNRKNIAIPAILLATTLGASSGLFIKSLPFSGLGMTGFRMGVPFLFLLPLMIKRKMILGPVKNRKKIWMGSLLNAIRMILYVLSYKLTTMTNAVVLLYTWPLFALLIHSITTREKLKVKEIGLLIIAFSGVILLNAHKGFSLSGSDMKGNIFMIISALIFAISLLIFKDALVDHSEGEVLYFQNALGAVILIPFLAAEIPGMPLTATLTGLFYGFSVGIIGFGCFFIALKRLPIFQYGVLGYFEVFIAVLFGILLLGEEVRWNIILGALMILITSFLSRMEAQIKPADQL
- a CDS encoding transketolase yields the protein MNKEEKVAYLKGKAIEMRKTALTMIHTAQSGHPGGSLSAADYMTALYFSELNIKAEEPKWPDRDRFVLSKGHVCPILYSALALKEYFPYETIYTLRKEGSILQGHPDMKVCPGVDISTGSLGQGLSTAVGMAIAAKRDKKDYRVFCVVGDGESQEGQIWEAVMSAVKYKLDNLVIFVDNNNLQNDNTCDVVMPTGDLRKKFDAFGCEAYGIDGHKMEEIVDVLDEIRTKKNGIPKVIVGKTVKGRGVSFMENVVMWHGVAPDKEQFAQAISEVEGGLK
- a CDS encoding D-2-hydroxyacid dehydrogenase — protein: MIVVLDGYTLNPGDLSWDGFEKLGEFVCYDRTESSDIISRIGDADAVITNKTPLTAETLKACPGIKYIGVLATGYNVVDVAAASKAGIPVCNIPTYGTTAVAQFAFAQLLNICHHIQDHANTVKEGKWTACPDFCYWDFPLTELAGKTMGIIGYGRIGQAAGKIAQAFGMKVLAYDEYQNKDLECETMEYVSLDALLSASDVISLHCPLFESTEGIINKDNIAKMKDAVIIINTSRGPLVVEQDLADALRSGKVRAAGLDVVSTEPIKADNVLLKAPNCFITPHIAWAPLESRKRLMNIAVENLSSFQKGTVTNRVN
- a CDS encoding CsgG/HfaB family protein, producing the protein MKKKPPLGKQYIIRFSVITLMVLITGITAGLFAKDGKISLAVLPFENLNRDPQQEYLSGIISSLVRQDLSLSGMVFIVDRENMEEVLNEQKLQFTGVMDDKSIIETGRMVGAEYILKGGYVFLGDDLFLNFDLINTETGRSFSFSERGFQENTVHALSEKLVGHLTGQNISFQSDAGNKTIIASSQQEPGRVMLFSHIVDARVFVDGAFTSYTLGDRTKALELIMPPGHHTIRTHLSANFGVIQLPEILFGDWISEFDLKSGETLILEDKTNHFNSLIYNMQQIVRERIDLIPGSGETARAEHVTSFTDREGVVIPVKLTLSFIETEGEESKGLALIHLEYNGETQDLSYSCLPGKSEEFVVKLYKSDLNVEMDCSSDYRWELNYSIWR
- a CDS encoding PTS sugar transporter subunit IIA — its product is MINISRFMESDSPDKESLLFSMVSHFFSERDKGFREKIMTGCLAREKEATTMVDKGIAFPHSVIKDKIPPRVLCCNSPEGVPWNTAGEKVSIIIMLVCNEEDHLPTLSELAGIFQMPGVSDRLGKAENAEDMTEILITAQSQKEENWSEDKEIITNSLLREADRLASRMKNARIVLFSNSLIQIMALSEQFKPQNAILVSTRSRVLNRSALLNKTFSRIYHAHGFINDEKEILKQLWSEKILLDGDIVLALSGFEFDVMPHSISIFAIPRDLYE
- a CDS encoding MarR family winged helix-turn-helix transcriptional regulator; amino-acid sequence: MKNVSYGNENDLNLKLVIALSRSIQHIRRGEGQNIQDAGLTLSQFAVLEALYHKGDLRICEIIEKTLSTGGNMTVVVNNLVKDGLVRRFKDPGDGRASRISLTEKGEVLIADLFPRHVESVQTLFERLESDEKRRLLDLLKKLTGKM